In Muribaculum gordoncarteri, the genomic window GCGGAACACATAAGGGCCCACTTCATTGTCTGCTTTATCACACTACTGCTCTTCAGAATAATGGAAAAGGAACTGAACTATAAATACACATCCTCCGCTATAATTGAGAAACTACGGTCAATGACTATGAACATAGTCAAGGGAGAAGGCTACAAGCCTAACTTCACACGGGATGATCTTACCGATGACCTACATGCCAAAGCCGGCTTCAGACTCGACACCGAGATTGTTACTCGTCAGAAAATCAAACAGATTATTGCTAATATTAAAAAAGGTTAAATATAGATAACCCCATTCCAGTGCTACATATATAGACCCTTTTGCACATGGCTTCACGCCAATGTACAAAAGGGTTTGCTCGTTTTTGGACTGTAAAAGATGGGAAAGTTAATCTCTTTAGCCGAAATAACAAACATTGAGCGTGAAAAGTTTTGCAAAATGCTAATGTTTTATCAAAAAACATCATTTTTTTAATCTCTTTGCTTTGAAGACTGACAAAAAGTCACTACCTTTGCCAAAGAATAGAGACACTTGTTGAACTTACCTTAGACTGTATAATTATTTTACGCTAATTCATCAATGTGATTTATCGGACTAAGGAAAAGGCAACAATCCTCCCGGCAATGACGCTGCGAAGCGAATAGCAGGAGATGAAGTGAAGAAAGTTTTTCTTTCTCAACACTTTAAATCGCTATAAGACAACTATCTTTAGAATCACAAAATCATGCCTTTTGGCTTTAGTCCGGTTCCTCCTTGTTTGAAAGGAGGGACGGGCAATTTTTTTATCCCCCACCCCGCAATCAGCAGCAAATCCACCATGTCACCGTGCGCCGGCATCATTATATCAATCTGTATGCTCCGTGAAAATCTCACGAAAGCGGTGGAGCTGGCGGCGCGAGATATTGAGGTATGAGGCGATTTCACCCATAGATACAAGTTTATGGATATTAGGAAATCGCTCTATCAGTTGTCGGTAACGTTTGATGAGTGAATAATAGTAGCTGTTAAGTATAGTTTGGTGCGCTTGTAGGAACAAGGACTGGACAAGCCGCAGATGAAGTTCCGGATTATTCTCAATGTATATGCGAATCTGTTTTGTCGGGACTACCATCACATCGGAATCTTCCAGTGCTATGATATCAGTGGTTATTGGCCGGTTGAACATTGTTGCCGAGTAGTTTGCCAACACTGCATTTCTGAATACTAAACCAACGACTTTATGATTACCTTCGCTGTCAGTCAACGTATGCTTGAAGCCGCCGGTCTTTATCCAGCCGCAGAATTTCAACTCTTCGCCGGAATGCACGAAACATTCACCTCGACGGAAATGCCGAAGCTCACCATGACTTTCGCATATATTTTTCCAAAAAGCGAAGTCTATATCTCGCTCAAAGTCGTTAAACTTCTCCATAGTGCAAATTTATCATTTTCTTTATGATGTTATGCCATAAGATATTCTCAATATTGAAGAAATCAGCATAAGTGTGACATTTGTCACACTTAAAATCAAATATTCTCACTAAATTTGCAATGTATACAATCAGTTATCATCTTATTGGATAGCAAAGTAAGAATGACTGCCTAAAATATAGTGCAATATGGGAATTAGCCTCTCAAAGATCATAGGCGTGGCGCGTCACCGTCTTTCCACCGACGGCGACGGCGTGACAACGCTTGTGGCTTTTCATGGCTGTCCTCTCCGTTGCAGATATTGTCTTAATCCGCAGTCGCTGGGCGACGGAAGCCGATTAAGAGAGTATTCGCCGCAGTCGCTTTATGATGAAGTGAGGATTGATGAATTGTATTTTCTCGCCACAAATGGCGGCATTACTTTCGGCGGCGGCGAGCCTTGTCTGCGCCCCGATTTCATCAGTGAGTTTCGTGGGCTTTGCGGTCCGGCCTGGCAAATCAATCTTGAAACATCGCTTAATGTTCCATCGGCCAACATCGAGGCGTTGCTCCCGGTTGTCAATACTCTGATTATCGACATCAAGGATATGAATCCCGACATTTACCGTAACTATACGGGGCAGAGCAATGACCTTGTTCTTGACAATCTACGCCTGATTGCGGAGTCCGGACGCCAAAGCGACTGCATAATCCGCATACCGCTGATACCCAACTATAACACCGATACCGACCGCGAGGCAAGCCGCAAGGCTCTTGAAGCACTCGGCTTCAACCGATTCGATCTATTCACCTATCAAATCCGCAAACACTGACTATGGCACGAGGAAAGCAGACCTGCAAGATATTGAAAGAGATACGTCGGCAGATTGCCGAGGCAAACGGCA contains:
- a CDS encoding Crp/Fnr family transcriptional regulator, which codes for MEKFNDFERDIDFAFWKNICESHGELRHFRRGECFVHSGEELKFCGWIKTGGFKHTLTDSEGNHKVVGLVFRNAVLANYSATMFNRPITTDIIALEDSDVMVVPTKQIRIYIENNPELHLRLVQSLFLQAHQTILNSYYYSLIKRYRQLIERFPNIHKLVSMGEIASYLNISRRQLHRFREIFTEHTD
- a CDS encoding radical SAM protein → MGISLSKIIGVARHRLSTDGDGVTTLVAFHGCPLRCRYCLNPQSLGDGSRLREYSPQSLYDEVRIDELYFLATNGGITFGGGEPCLRPDFISEFRGLCGPAWQINLETSLNVPSANIEALLPVVNTLIIDIKDMNPDIYRNYTGQSNDLVLDNLRLIAESGRQSDCIIRIPLIPNYNTDTDREASRKALEALGFNRFDLFTYQIRKH